From Echinicola jeungdonensis, the proteins below share one genomic window:
- a CDS encoding phosphoheptose isomerase produces the protein MKIEKSATKAEIFNQIKEWLDFNEYIVAAEDRERPWGGFFVIDESQIGKFRSQFFSSVEFSEAQLKQKLSPKILLVAPGKRLSWQYHHRRAEIWKLVGGEGGVITSPTDEEGKLENLVLGEVVELAQGERHRLVGLDNWGVVAEIWMHTDPDNPSNEEDIVRVQDDFQRT, from the coding sequence ATGAAAATAGAAAAAAGTGCTACTAAAGCAGAGATTTTCAACCAGATCAAAGAATGGTTGGATTTCAATGAATATATAGTGGCCGCAGAAGACAGGGAACGACCTTGGGGAGGCTTTTTTGTGATTGATGAAAGCCAAATTGGGAAATTCAGATCCCAGTTTTTTTCAAGTGTGGAATTTTCTGAAGCACAATTAAAGCAAAAGCTTAGTCCCAAGATCCTATTGGTTGCTCCAGGAAAGCGACTTTCCTGGCAATACCATCACAGAAGGGCAGAAATCTGGAAATTGGTAGGTGGAGAAGGAGGAGTTATTACCAGCCCAACAGACGAAGAGGGAAAACTTGAAAACCTGGTATTGGGTGAAGTAGTGGAATTGGCCCAGGGAGAAAGGCATCGATTAGTCGGTTTAGACAATTGGGGTGTGGTCGCAGAAATCTGGATGCACACCGACCCTGATAACCCTTCCAATGAAGAGGATATTGTCAGGGTACAGGATGATTTCCAAAGAACTTAA
- a CDS encoding ROK family protein, translated as MDEKKVIGVDIGGSHITAGVVNLATHSMEENTIVRKKVDSKGGKELILDAWTNCIREVQKKSDPNFQIGIAMPGPFDYAGGISWIIDQGKFKELYGVNVKSLLAKSLGISEGQIRFENDAACFLQGEVCCGVGIGVKKAIGLTLGTGLGSSRYSGGFAKDAALWSSPFRGKILEDYISTRWFTQNYKERTGKSIKGVKEIIEDNENQGVVKDLGREFGQSLAEFLEKIISKDHPEIILLGGNICKAAHIFLPFLEEKLNQKGISVPVKISELGEKAALMGAAHCWAF; from the coding sequence ATGGATGAAAAAAAAGTAATAGGTGTTGATATTGGAGGATCGCATATCACTGCAGGTGTGGTGAACCTTGCTACTCACAGCATGGAAGAAAATACCATTGTCCGAAAAAAGGTGGATAGTAAGGGGGGAAAAGAGTTGATTCTCGATGCCTGGACTAATTGTATAAGAGAGGTCCAGAAAAAAAGTGACCCGAATTTTCAAATAGGAATTGCCATGCCGGGACCTTTTGATTATGCTGGGGGAATTTCATGGATTATTGACCAGGGGAAATTTAAAGAACTTTATGGAGTCAATGTTAAATCTCTTCTTGCAAAGTCATTGGGTATTTCTGAGGGTCAGATTCGGTTTGAAAATGATGCTGCTTGTTTTTTACAGGGAGAGGTTTGTTGTGGAGTTGGTATTGGTGTCAAAAAAGCTATTGGTTTAACCTTGGGGACAGGCTTGGGAAGTTCACGCTATTCAGGTGGCTTTGCCAAAGATGCAGCGCTCTGGTCCAGCCCATTCCGTGGGAAAATTCTGGAAGATTATATTTCCACAAGATGGTTTACCCAAAATTATAAGGAAAGGACAGGGAAAAGTATTAAAGGGGTTAAAGAAATAATAGAGGACAATGAAAATCAGGGTGTTGTTAAGGATTTAGGACGCGAGTTTGGTCAAAGCCTTGCAGAGTTTTTAGAAAAGATTATTTCAAAAGATCACCCCGAAATTATCCTCCTCGGAGGAAATATTTGCAAAGCAGCTCACATTTTTTTGCCTTTTCTCGAGGAAAAGCTAAATCAAAAGGGGATATCTGTTCCTGTAAAAATTTCAGAGCTAGGGGAAAAAGCCGCATTAATGGGAGCAGCCCACTGTTGGGCATTTTAA
- a CDS encoding glycoside hydrolase domain-containing protein, whose amino-acid sequence MGFYPVCPGTDQYVLGTPLFKKMTLHLENGKDVLINAPNNSAENQYINRLEINGENYSKNWLSHKQLMKGAVLDVTMGNSPNRNRERNRKISLFHYPMKNNIQIMDLKVKQHQKMENS is encoded by the coding sequence ATGGGTTTTTATCCAGTTTGTCCAGGCACTGATCAATATGTTTTGGGAACTCCACTTTTCAAAAAGATGACCCTTCATCTTGAAAATGGAAAGGATGTGTTGATCAATGCACCAAATAACAGTGCCGAAAATCAATATATCAACAGGCTGGAGATCAATGGTGAAAACTATTCCAAAAATTGGTTGAGCCATAAACAATTGATGAAGGGGGCCGTTTTGGATGTTACAATGGGGAATTCACCTAATAGGAATAGGGAACGAAACAGGAAAATTTCCCTTTTTCACTATCCAATGAAGAATAATATCCAAATCATGGATTTAAAAGTAAAGCAGCATCAAAAAATGGAAAATAGTTAA
- a CDS encoding glycoside hydrolase domain-containing protein, which translates to MKATIGGVIHEIRKIQIPNMGQYAHRNQPIQHMIYLYNYAGPPWKAQYWIRETMVMVNVEMKIMDRHRLDMSFQQWVFIQFVQALINMFWELHFSKR; encoded by the coding sequence ATGAAAGCTACTATTGGGGGTGTGATCCATGAAATTAGGAAAATACAAATCCCCAATATGGGCCAATATGCCCATAGGAACCAACCAATACAGCATATGATTTATTTGTATAATTATGCAGGACCGCCCTGGAAAGCCCAATATTGGATAAGGGAAACAATGGTTATGGTTAATGTGGAGATGAAGATAATGGACAGACATCGGCTTGATATGTCTTTTCAGCAATGGGTTTTTATCCAGTTTGTCCAGGCACTGATCAATATGTTTTGGGAACTCCACTTTTCAAAAAGATGA
- a CDS encoding LacI family DNA-binding transcriptional regulator, with protein MQKKKHSIKAIAKALNISVTTVSFVLNGKAEENRISQKLIDKVRNYVKEIGYQPSQLAKSLRTGKSNIIVFMVEDISNPFFATIAKLIEDRAFTDGYKIIYCSTNNDAEKTTGLIRMFRDLQVDGYILTPPMGMDSKFIEELSNDKNPLILFDRVMPEVDCSHVVIDNFQGTKLGLDLFLNKGRKQIGFITLDSEQSQMHERKAAYEEMCKNEGIKERILKIPFDSYTSEEAEKAMKDYFTQNKDLEAVFFATNYLAMKGMQILKELKVKIPEDLAVIAFDDNEFFKFSTPSVTSIVQPKEEIAQNLIKIMFNLINNKEENGQDYKVVLPASLKERQSSGS; from the coding sequence ATGCAAAAAAAGAAACATTCTATTAAAGCTATTGCCAAAGCCTTAAATATTTCAGTCACCACGGTTTCCTTTGTTTTGAATGGAAAAGCAGAAGAAAACAGGATCAGCCAGAAATTGATTGATAAGGTCCGGAATTATGTAAAGGAAATTGGATACCAGCCCAGTCAGTTGGCCAAAAGCCTTCGCACCGGGAAATCCAATATTATTGTATTTATGGTGGAGGATATTTCCAATCCGTTTTTTGCCACCATTGCTAAGTTGATTGAGGACAGGGCCTTTACTGATGGTTACAAAATCATTTATTGCAGTACCAATAATGATGCGGAAAAAACTACAGGATTGATCCGGATGTTCAGGGATTTGCAGGTAGATGGATACATCTTAACCCCTCCAATGGGGATGGATTCCAAATTTATCGAAGAACTTTCCAATGATAAAAACCCTTTGATACTTTTTGATAGGGTAATGCCGGAAGTGGATTGCAGTCATGTGGTAATTGACAATTTCCAAGGGACCAAGCTTGGGCTTGATCTGTTTTTGAATAAAGGAAGAAAACAAATTGGATTTATTACCCTCGACTCTGAGCAGTCCCAAATGCATGAACGAAAAGCGGCTTATGAAGAGATGTGCAAAAATGAGGGCATCAAAGAAAGAATTTTAAAGATTCCATTTGATTCTTATACTTCTGAGGAGGCCGAAAAGGCAATGAAGGATTATTTTACCCAAAATAAAGACTTGGAGGCCGTGTTCTTTGCAACCAACTATCTTGCAATGAAGGGAATGCAGATTTTGAAGGAGTTGAAGGTGAAAATTCCTGAAGACCTAGCTGTCATAGCTTTTGATGATAATGAATTTTTTAAATTCAGTACTCCATCTGTAACCAGTATTGTGCAGCCTAAGGAGGAAATAGCCCAAAATCTCATAAAGATTATGTTTAATCTGATCAACAATAAGGAAGAAAATGGACAGGATTACAAAGTGGTATTGCCAGCTTCCCTCAAAGAAAGGCAGTCTTCAGGAAGTTAG
- a CDS encoding DUF6600 domain-containing protein, which translates to MMKKEKTTRWLGMVILAFVMASFIFPKTAKADSRIGVSFQVFYDELAPYGDWVNDPRYGYIWLPYVGADFHPYGSHGHWAMTQYGNTWVSHYEWGWAPFHYGRWLYDDYYGWAWVPGYEWGPAWVNWRTGGGFYGWAPLGPGVSIHVGIHIPAFHWVFVPHRRFTSRHIYRYYAPRTRIRNIYRHTTIINNTYIHNKNVYISGPDRRHIQRYARSSVPVYRIHDSGKPGRASLKRNTLNIYRPDVRASSRSVNTRPSRVTSAQKARSNRSSWRTESRNNSPRMATPSRRPSVSERKNVSRGSSSTYSRGKSNQIERRSSAQQGASRNPAYRGSSRNQSPKVVKPEPYNKRVQKSTTPSRRTERVNPRERSKSSSPQYQQRSSQSRGGTIKKSSSRGEKSFSSRSSGSRRSSPSISNSSSKRNKSVSASSSRRSSGNSRRGNR; encoded by the coding sequence ATGATGAAAAAGGAAAAAACAACCCGATGGTTGGGGATGGTCATTTTGGCTTTTGTCATGGCCAGTTTTATTTTCCCCAAAACCGCCAAGGCGGACAGTAGAATTGGTGTCTCCTTTCAGGTATTTTATGATGAATTGGCACCTTATGGAGATTGGGTGAATGATCCAAGATATGGTTACATTTGGTTGCCTTATGTAGGGGCTGACTTTCATCCTTATGGTAGCCATGGACATTGGGCCATGACCCAGTATGGCAATACCTGGGTATCCCATTACGAATGGGGCTGGGCTCCTTTTCATTATGGCCGGTGGTTATATGATGATTATTATGGTTGGGCCTGGGTGCCGGGTTATGAATGGGGACCTGCCTGGGTCAATTGGAGAACCGGAGGAGGTTTTTATGGCTGGGCTCCTTTAGGTCCTGGTGTATCAATACATGTGGGCATACATATACCAGCTTTTCATTGGGTATTTGTTCCGCACAGGAGGTTCACCAGCAGACATATATACAGGTATTATGCTCCCAGAACACGAATCAGGAATATTTACAGGCATACCACGATAATTAACAACACCTATATCCACAATAAAAATGTATATATCAGTGGTCCTGACAGAAGACATATCCAGAGGTACGCCCGGAGTTCTGTGCCTGTTTACCGCATCCACGACAGTGGTAAACCTGGAAGGGCTTCCTTGAAAAGGAACACCTTGAACATTTACCGTCCGGATGTAAGGGCTTCTTCAAGAAGTGTAAATACAAGGCCTTCAAGGGTTACAAGTGCCCAAAAAGCTAGATCCAACAGATCTTCCTGGAGAACAGAATCACGAAACAACTCCCCAAGGATGGCAACACCTTCCAGAAGGCCCTCAGTTTCTGAAAGGAAAAATGTTTCCAGAGGTTCATCCTCAACATATTCAAGGGGAAAGTCCAACCAAATTGAAAGACGATCATCTGCCCAGCAAGGAGCTAGCAGAAACCCTGCTTACCGGGGATCTTCCAGAAACCAGTCTCCTAAAGTGGTAAAGCCCGAACCTTATAACAAAAGGGTTCAAAAATCTACCACTCCCAGCAGAAGAACCGAAAGGGTAAACCCCAGAGAAAGAAGCAAAAGTTCTTCTCCCCAGTATCAACAAAGATCCAGTCAAAGCAGAGGCGGAACCATTAAGAAATCTAGTTCCAGAGGAGAAAAATCATTCTCAAGCCGCTCCAGTGGTAGCAGAAGATCAAGCCCAAGTATTAGTAATTCTTCTTCCAAGAGAAACAAAAGTGTATCCGCCAGCTCTTCAAGAAGATCATCAGGAAACAGCAGAAGGGGGAATCGATAA
- a CDS encoding polysaccharide deacetylase family protein — protein MEKAIFTISLDFELHWGRLDKVQLQKMQYYYRNARVIIPRLLQLFEKYEIEVSWATVGMLFAENWEEWKAYLPDNKPYYRNPDLSPYHWVSQQGKTDGRSLFAPELIESIIQTPKQEVASHTFSHYYTMEPWQTFSQFREDLRAARKIAYDKFGLNLESLVFPRNQYNDDYQAICFEEGFHAIRSNPKDWFWKHTEDEKLIKKIFRTGDTVIPMGGKTHYSMETLDRRVGYPINIPASRLLRPYKKNSLFNRRRVDRIKSELSEAASQKKVYHLWWHPHNFGNYPEQNLLLLEEILQHFDTLREKFQMESKNMKSITEMFSKSPLKVI, from the coding sequence ATGGAAAAAGCTATTTTTACAATTTCTTTAGATTTTGAGCTGCACTGGGGAAGGCTGGATAAAGTTCAGTTGCAAAAAATGCAATATTATTACCGTAATGCCAGGGTAATTATTCCCCGTTTGTTGCAACTTTTTGAAAAATATGAAATTGAAGTTTCTTGGGCTACAGTGGGGATGCTTTTTGCAGAAAATTGGGAGGAATGGAAAGCTTACCTACCCGATAATAAACCCTATTATCGAAATCCTGACCTTTCACCTTATCATTGGGTGAGCCAACAAGGGAAAACTGATGGCAGGTCCTTATTTGCACCGGAATTAATTGAAAGCATTATCCAAACCCCTAAACAGGAAGTGGCCAGCCATACCTTTTCCCATTATTATACCATGGAGCCTTGGCAGACCTTTAGCCAGTTTCGTGAAGACCTGCGAGCTGCCCGGAAAATTGCTTATGATAAATTTGGTTTAAACCTGGAATCCCTGGTTTTTCCCCGAAATCAGTATAATGATGATTATCAGGCCATTTGCTTTGAGGAAGGTTTTCATGCGATTAGAAGTAATCCAAAAGATTGGTTCTGGAAACATACTGAGGATGAAAAACTGATAAAAAAGATTTTTAGAACAGGGGATACCGTTATTCCTATGGGGGGAAAGACACATTACTCCATGGAAACCTTGGATAGGAGAGTGGGGTATCCAATAAATATTCCAGCTTCCCGGCTTTTAAGACCCTATAAAAAGAATTCCTTGTTTAACAGAAGGCGAGTAGACCGAATAAAATCCGAATTATCTGAGGCTGCTTCCCAAAAGAAAGTTTATCACCTATGGTGGCACCCTCATAATTTTGGTAACTACCCCGAACAAAACCTTCTATTGTTGGAAGAGATTTTACAGCACTTTGATACGCTCCGTGAAAAATTCCAAATGGAAAGTAAAAACATGAAGTCTATCACGGAAATGTTTTCAAAATCTCCTCTTAAAGTGATATAG
- the tnpA gene encoding IS200/IS605 family transposase: protein MNSYRQIYYHLVFGTKNRENSIPEEHCTLLYKYIWGIIKKKGCNLYRINGMQEHIHIFTDLHPSICLADFIKDIKVSSSFWLKNHDNFPKWNGWANGSGSFTCSHKEKDSVISYIKGQKEHHKKVSFIEEYEGLLNEYGIPWIFRMILTPVPGILTPL, encoded by the coding sequence ATGAACAGCTACAGGCAAATTTATTATCACCTAGTTTTCGGAACAAAAAATAGAGAAAATTCCATCCCAGAAGAACATTGCACTTTATTATATAAATATATTTGGGGAATCATTAAGAAAAAAGGATGCAACTTATATAGAATCAATGGGATGCAAGAGCATATCCATATATTCACAGACCTTCATCCTTCAATCTGCCTGGCAGACTTTATTAAAGATATTAAAGTTTCAAGTAGCTTTTGGTTGAAAAATCACGATAATTTTCCCAAGTGGAATGGATGGGCTAATGGATCGGGGTCTTTTACTTGTTCCCATAAAGAAAAAGATAGTGTCATAAGCTATATCAAGGGCCAAAAAGAACACCATAAAAAAGTATCATTTATAGAGGAATATGAAGGGCTTCTTAATGAATATGGTATTCCTTGGATATTCCGGATGATATTGACCCCTGTTCCGGGCATATTGACCCCTCTTTAG
- the istA gene encoding IS21 family transposase: protein MAQYTPETLAQHRRNRHCHHLNQQDLARAKPSMVLEHKPAEKLYIDFAGKPIAYIDRETGEEVRCQLFVACLPYSDYAFAMAVASQTIPDFLYALSRCMEQLGGVPQLLVPDNLKAAVNKADKYEPSINQALEDFANHYGTAVVPARARKPQDKALVENQVKVLYSRVYARLRNMQFFDIHSLNRAIGQKVKAHNQTRMQQKPYCREEKFLADEKGLLGKLPGERFELRHYARLTVAKNNHIYLARDNHYFSVPYTLIGQRVKVIYTRSMLYVFHKGERVAIHSRGFNQGSYSTLKEHLCSQHQHYRDRSPEYYRSKAAQHSKVLSRYISLLFKQGKIPEQLYRTCDGLLALGRKVDKERLEKACNTAMEYKVYSYTFIKNMLENNMTEATAEPSARELPEHGNVRGKTYYDQYQ from the coding sequence GTGGCCCAGTATACGCCGGAAACACTGGCCCAGCATCGCCGGAATAGACATTGCCACCACCTCAACCAACAGGATCTTGCCCGGGCAAAGCCATCCATGGTACTTGAGCATAAGCCTGCAGAGAAGCTGTATATAGACTTTGCAGGCAAGCCCATCGCCTACATAGACAGGGAAACCGGAGAAGAGGTCCGGTGCCAGCTGTTTGTGGCCTGCCTTCCCTATTCGGATTATGCCTTTGCCATGGCCGTGGCCTCCCAGACCATCCCGGACTTCCTATATGCCCTAAGCCGTTGTATGGAGCAGTTGGGGGGTGTGCCACAGCTGTTGGTCCCCGATAACCTGAAAGCCGCAGTGAACAAAGCCGACAAGTATGAGCCAAGTATCAACCAGGCCCTTGAGGATTTTGCCAACCACTACGGCACGGCTGTAGTGCCTGCCAGGGCGAGGAAGCCGCAGGACAAGGCATTGGTAGAGAACCAGGTAAAGGTCCTTTACTCCCGGGTATATGCCAGGCTCAGGAATATGCAGTTCTTCGATATACACAGTTTAAACAGGGCCATTGGCCAAAAGGTAAAAGCCCATAACCAGACCCGGATGCAGCAAAAGCCCTACTGCAGGGAAGAGAAGTTTCTCGCCGATGAGAAGGGCCTGTTGGGGAAACTCCCCGGGGAACGCTTCGAGCTGAGACACTATGCCCGGCTGACCGTTGCCAAAAACAACCACATCTATCTGGCCCGGGACAACCACTATTTCAGTGTCCCCTATACACTGATAGGCCAAAGGGTAAAGGTGATCTATACACGGAGTATGCTCTATGTGTTCCATAAAGGGGAACGGGTGGCCATACACAGCAGAGGCTTCAATCAAGGGAGTTATTCCACGCTCAAAGAACACCTGTGTTCCCAGCACCAGCATTATAGGGACAGAAGTCCTGAATATTACCGCAGCAAAGCCGCCCAACACTCAAAGGTCTTGTCCAGGTACATCTCCCTGCTGTTTAAACAGGGCAAGATCCCCGAACAGCTTTACAGGACCTGTGACGGGCTGCTCGCCCTGGGCAGGAAGGTGGATAAGGAGCGACTGGAGAAAGCCTGCAATACAGCCATGGAGTACAAAGTATACTCCTATACCTTTATCAAGAACATGCTGGAAAACAATATGACAGAAGCTACAGCGGAGCCGTCTGCCAGGGAACTTCCTGAACACGGGAATGTCAGGGGAAAAACATATTATGACCAATATCAATAA
- the istB gene encoding IS21-like element helper ATPase IstB, with amino-acid sequence MNEHNTIEKMKQMRMGTMAELYHKNLTEHLYQDMSADELLAFLVDSEWEYRQNKSIDNLIRQAGFKQAAAATDIDYHNSRNLDRGLFERLLGLAFIKNRTNIILTGATGSGKSYLAQCLGVRACQHRFRTLYYNTARFFDAVRLAKLEGTYHKLLKKLEKTNVLILDDFGLAPMDGQARIALMDIMEDRYEKSSTIIASQIPVSQWHGTIGDDSIADAVLDRLVYSSHRIELEGESMRSKKKLDN; translated from the coding sequence ATGAACGAACACAACACCATTGAAAAAATGAAACAGATGCGCATGGGTACCATGGCGGAACTTTACCACAAGAATCTGACAGAACATCTCTATCAGGACATGTCGGCCGACGAACTGTTGGCCTTTCTAGTGGACAGCGAATGGGAGTACAGGCAGAACAAAAGCATAGACAACCTCATACGTCAGGCAGGGTTTAAACAGGCCGCTGCGGCAACTGACATTGATTACCATAACTCCCGTAACCTGGACAGGGGGCTGTTTGAGAGATTGCTCGGACTGGCCTTCATCAAAAACCGGACGAACATCATCCTTACCGGGGCCACCGGATCCGGGAAAAGTTACCTGGCCCAGTGTCTTGGGGTCAGGGCCTGCCAGCACAGGTTCAGGACGCTTTATTACAATACGGCCAGGTTTTTTGATGCGGTAAGATTGGCCAAGCTGGAAGGTACCTACCATAAACTGCTCAAAAAGCTCGAAAAAACCAATGTGCTCATCTTGGACGACTTTGGTCTGGCCCCGATGGATGGGCAGGCCAGGATTGCCCTTATGGACATCATGGAAGACCGCTATGAGAAAAGTTCAACGATCATTGCATCACAGATACCGGTCAGCCAATGGCATGGAACCATTGGTGATGACAGCATTGCAGATGCCGTGCTCGACAGGCTCGTATACTCCTCACATAGGATAGAACTGGAAGGAGAATCCATGAGAAGCAAAAAGAAGTTGGACAATTAA
- the istA gene encoding IS21 family transposase, which yields MAGQRIDIMDLRSLITFKQKGLSNRKVADLLGVNRKTVDSYVRRFRDLSLGYGELLSLDGKDLQELFTETGQTEKERYEHLSGCFPHIDGEMKKPGCTLQVLWKEYISQNPEGYKYSQFTWHYRQWKKRNNASGKLSHRAGEKLFVDFCGKKLHYVDRRTGEQIAVEVFVGVLPCSQYTYIRAVPSQKREDFISCLVYCLGWMGGVPYAVVPDNLKSAVDKASKYAPVLNKTFSDFGLHYGCALDPARPYSPQDKSLVERSVTLVYQRIYYPLGNHTFFSLEELNAAIAEKLEEYNDYLLSHGQGSRRSQFLDIEKEFLQPLPKSIYSIRYYKKATVQKSSHVYLGEDKNYYSCPYRYMGKSVELQYNRNTVEIFYRQERIASHKRASRQGQYITIGEHMPSNHQYYNDWSPEYFDRRAQKVGPNTQEYIGTLIGQYTYPEIGYKQAQGILSFLKSYGQERLERACKRALGFEKASYHTLERILKNKMDLEELPPAKDHLTPGHKNIRGSYS from the coding sequence ATGGCAGGACAAAGAATAGACATCATGGATTTAAGAAGTTTGATCACCTTCAAGCAGAAGGGGCTTAGCAACCGAAAAGTGGCAGACCTATTGGGCGTCAACCGAAAGACCGTTGACAGTTATGTCAGGCGTTTCAGGGATCTTTCCCTTGGGTACGGGGAACTGCTCTCCCTTGACGGCAAAGATCTACAGGAACTTTTCACCGAGACAGGGCAGACCGAAAAGGAACGTTATGAGCATCTCTCGGGGTGTTTTCCCCACATCGACGGGGAGATGAAAAAGCCCGGCTGTACCCTGCAGGTACTGTGGAAGGAATATATCTCCCAAAATCCGGAAGGCTATAAATACAGCCAGTTCACCTGGCACTACCGGCAATGGAAGAAGCGCAACAACGCCAGTGGCAAGCTGTCCCACCGTGCCGGGGAAAAGCTTTTCGTGGACTTTTGCGGAAAGAAGCTGCACTACGTTGACCGCCGGACTGGGGAGCAGATAGCCGTAGAGGTTTTTGTTGGTGTCCTGCCCTGCAGCCAGTACACTTACATAAGGGCGGTGCCCAGCCAAAAACGGGAGGATTTTATCAGCTGTCTGGTCTATTGTCTGGGCTGGATGGGCGGGGTACCCTATGCCGTCGTCCCTGACAATCTCAAATCAGCAGTGGACAAGGCCTCAAAATATGCCCCGGTCCTCAACAAGACCTTTTCGGATTTTGGCCTCCATTACGGCTGCGCCCTTGATCCTGCCCGGCCCTATAGCCCGCAGGACAAATCACTCGTGGAGCGTTCGGTCACCCTGGTCTACCAACGGATCTATTACCCCTTGGGCAACCATACCTTCTTCAGCCTGGAGGAGCTCAATGCGGCCATTGCAGAAAAACTGGAGGAGTACAATGACTACCTGCTCAGCCATGGACAGGGCAGCAGGCGAAGCCAGTTTTTGGACATCGAAAAGGAGTTCCTGCAGCCCCTTCCCAAAAGCATCTACAGCATCCGTTATTATAAAAAGGCCACCGTCCAGAAATCCTCCCATGTTTACCTGGGAGAGGACAAAAACTATTATAGCTGTCCCTATCGCTATATGGGCAAGAGCGTGGAGTTACAGTACAACCGGAACACCGTGGAGATATTTTACCGTCAGGAGCGGATCGCATCCCACAAAAGGGCTTCCCGGCAAGGCCAGTACATCACCATCGGGGAACATATGCCCAGCAACCACCAATACTACAATGACTGGAGCCCGGAATACTTTGACCGGAGGGCACAAAAAGTTGGTCCGAACACCCAGGAGTATATCGGAACGTTGATCGGCCAGTACACCTATCCCGAAATCGGCTACAAACAGGCACAGGGGATTCTTTCCTTCTTGAAAAGCTATGGACAGGAGCGTCTGGAAAGGGCCTGTAAACGGGCACTGGGCTTCGAAAAAGCCTCCTACCATACCCTTGAAAGGATACTTAAAAACAAAATGGACCTCGAGGAACTGCCTCCTGCCAAGGATCATTTAACCCCGGGTCACAAGAACATCAGGGGCTCCTACAGCTGA